Proteins co-encoded in one Methylomonas albis genomic window:
- a CDS encoding autotransporter-associated beta strand repeat-containing protein — protein MFSSATAATNDSGQTFSGMTLTVTHVSDTTEYLNIGGTDVALTNGNSGTIAGIGSYSVAVATGTATVTLSAMTRDNTQMGTLINSITYRDSSQAPTTASNRVVTITGITDSGSSSNTASPNIAATVTVAAVNDAPTGLGNLTLTAVNEDTASPSGAAISSLTGLSFSDPDAGSASLGGVAVVGNTANSGTQGVWQYSTNAGTNWFDIGTVADDSTALALSAATLVRFVPVADYNGTPTALTVRALDNTNATGYSTTAGTEARVTLNASVNGGTTAISTNTNTIGTSITAVNDVPVRTAGSLSAITVNEDSANATAVTLGLSSVTYAPGGGTDESGQTLTYTITAIPAFVTLYKSDGTTQVSVSGTVTASELQGLKYKTVADGNGTGNITWTVVDSGGTANTGVNTLTEDLSMTVTSVNDAPTLTATTSTPTYTETGAAVSVFSASALSTVEAGQTIDQVVFTVSGLADGASEIIVINGTDVALTNGTSGNTATNTIAYTVSVTGTTATVTLTKSDTAANWQGYVNAFTYKDTGTGAGLTTGNRVVTLTSVKDNGGTASSGVDTTTVSVASTVTVAAINHAPTLSTTTSTPTFTEGGAAASLFSATTVGIGSPDTAQTITQLVLTVTNVTDGASEILSVDGSDVTLANATSVTTTTNSMTAGVAVAGSTATVTISKAGGISAAAMQTLVNGLTYKNSSSNPSVGSSRVVTLTQVKDNGGTTGGGVDTTTLSSASTVSLVAVNNAPTNIVLSAASVSTFDSGNVTVGTLTPADVDNTAWTYTITAVKDPSNNAVTNTNGAVFDLGAAGSSSAASAATATLRAVSPSSLTTGNYTITVQVDDGGTSGTYSKDFIVTVDSSLVVDVTAIDSNAPTGVYATDSTDNGGLDLKEALNFANNASGPITIRFKDTLNGTITLPGNLTVRDGVTLKMDSDTDSRTLIISTNGFVLAGALTGDVGTGDTLTINSDLTDDGSVTSSLTKTGAGTLVLGGTNNTSTGGATGIGINTISLTAGTLSVGADANLGTGTLTLNGGIFNVNNAGTIDNAITLGASNGTINVTNGVSTLSGNITGTGSLIKTGGQLLTLSGTNDYSGGTTISGANGVSVAGSANLGTGSVTLNTKLTVTSATTISNAITVNNDAAIISNANAVTLSGVLSGSNTLTKAGAGTLTLSGSNTHTGAVTVSAGGLTLTGGSSIGDSSAVTLDSGTTLTLNGGNETIGSLAGDGNVILSYRLTAGGDNSSTVFSGAISSTNTSGLTKTGSGTLTLTGSNIYTGSTSVLAGTLIADRVGGALADTTAVSVASGATFTAWTDETIGSIAGAGNVSLNSGTLTVGGDGTSTELSGVISGDGDLQKTGSGTFALSGSNTYTGSTTVSAGTLEAKNAAALGTIGVGTTVSSGAALAIQGGITLAETLTLSGSGLSGTGALVNVSGINTLSAGVTLGADSGIGTTAGSLTLSGSVSGGFALSKLGSSTLIMSATSNYTGVTTVSAGTLLVTGSLGATSGLSVASGATLAGTGSIFAASSSNNLTINSGATLAPGVAGTNNGIGRLTVNGNLRLSGGLEAELAGAGGVGGTDFDQVVVNGIVSLNGGSLSVARVGGYTAINGASYRLIDNDSTDAVTGATGIFGSVAEGGNLTSNGDIYSVSYASGTGNDVVLTTVVPITINVNGAPTGDVTISGVAIVGETLSVSNTLADADGLGSIVYTWKDGNGNILGTGPSLVLALEYLDKTIIVTASYTDGLGKVETVSSTATVAVTSGNTTNATQTVEFNTGSTGGFSGGSFTTGSQIPSNLIQPINAGLGLGSNGGAGGLSTSPGGGSGFSAGGLSGAVGGGFGGSLGGGSGGFGPSIFSSSFSDAGMSSTGTQTTSLQMEAQLDGGSSNNFTVPAEALLGLDTSTGVSFQAAQADGASLPAWVRFDSATGRLSLNEGSGERTVVKITATDGRGNQTVITVVLEPQQPGQRQNSEGRPGGQEGQGGGQGRPNQGRPTGGEPRAQLGKIPLSAQLRGFGAQGTQQDADALLENLARVFAEPRDAA, from the coding sequence TTGTTCAGCAGCGCCACCGCTGCCACCAACGATAGCGGTCAGACTTTTAGCGGTATGACGCTGACGGTCACTCACGTTTCCGACACGACTGAATATCTGAACATCGGCGGCACCGATGTCGCTCTTACCAACGGCAACAGCGGTACTATTGCCGGTATCGGCAGTTACAGCGTTGCAGTGGCCACCGGCACCGCCACCGTTACGCTAAGCGCTATGACTCGTGACAACACGCAGATGGGAACGCTGATCAACAGCATCACCTACCGCGACAGCAGCCAAGCCCCGACCACCGCCAGTAACCGGGTCGTCACCATTACCGGCATTACCGACAGCGGCAGCAGCAGTAATACGGCCAGCCCGAATATCGCTGCGACGGTGACTGTAGCCGCCGTTAACGATGCGCCGACCGGCTTGGGCAACCTGACGCTGACCGCAGTCAATGAAGATACCGCCTCGCCATCGGGTGCGGCGATCAGCTCACTGACTGGGTTGAGTTTCTCCGATCCGGACGCAGGAAGCGCCAGTTTGGGCGGCGTTGCGGTAGTGGGGAATACCGCCAACAGCGGCACCCAAGGCGTCTGGCAATACAGCACCAATGCGGGTACAAACTGGTTTGATATCGGTACCGTGGCCGACGACAGCACCGCGTTGGCTTTGTCGGCGGCTACGCTGGTGCGCTTTGTGCCGGTCGCCGATTACAACGGCACGCCGACCGCTTTAACCGTGCGGGCGTTGGACAACACCAACGCCACCGGTTACAGCACGACAGCCGGTACCGAGGCGCGGGTTACCCTAAACGCTTCGGTCAATGGCGGTACCACGGCGATTTCGACTAACACCAATACCATCGGCACCTCGATTACTGCGGTTAACGATGTGCCTGTCCGTACAGCGGGCAGTCTGAGTGCTATCACCGTCAATGAAGACAGCGCCAATGCGACGGCGGTGACGCTGGGTTTAAGCAGTGTGACTTACGCGCCGGGCGGCGGAACGGACGAGTCGGGCCAAACCCTGACGTATACGATTACCGCGATTCCTGCGTTCGTTACCCTATACAAGAGTGACGGCACGACTCAGGTTTCGGTTAGCGGAACAGTGACCGCTTCGGAACTGCAAGGTTTGAAATATAAGACAGTCGCCGACGGCAACGGTACCGGCAATATTACATGGACGGTGGTTGACTCCGGCGGCACGGCTAATACTGGCGTCAACACGCTGACGGAAGATCTCAGTATGACTGTTACTTCGGTCAACGACGCACCGACCCTAACGGCAACCACCTCGACGCCGACCTATACTGAAACCGGAGCAGCGGTATCGGTGTTCAGCGCCTCGGCGCTCAGCACCGTGGAAGCGGGACAGACCATTGACCAAGTGGTGTTCACCGTCAGCGGACTGGCGGACGGAGCCAGCGAAATCATCGTGATAAACGGTACCGATGTTGCGTTGACCAACGGCACCAGCGGCAATACAGCGACTAACACGATTGCTTACACTGTCAGTGTGACCGGAACCACGGCGACAGTCACGCTGACCAAGAGCGATACGGCGGCTAATTGGCAAGGCTATGTCAATGCCTTTACCTACAAAGACACCGGCACAGGTGCGGGGCTGACCACCGGTAACCGCGTGGTGACATTGACCTCAGTCAAAGATAACGGCGGCACCGCCAGCAGCGGAGTGGATACCACCACGGTTAGCGTTGCCTCGACAGTCACCGTCGCCGCGATCAACCATGCGCCGACCCTGAGTACGACAACCTCGACGCCGACTTTCACCGAAGGCGGCGCTGCGGCATCGTTGTTCAGTGCGACAACAGTCGGCATCGGCTCTCCCGATACCGCCCAGACCATTACTCAGTTGGTGCTGACAGTGACTAACGTGACCGACGGAGCCAGCGAGATATTATCGGTGGACGGCAGCGACGTCACATTGGCCAATGCGACTTCGGTGACCACCACGACCAATAGCATGACCGCCGGCGTCGCGGTTGCCGGCAGCACGGCGACAGTCACCATCAGCAAAGCGGGCGGTATCTCTGCCGCCGCGATGCAAACCCTGGTGAATGGCCTGACTTACAAGAACAGCAGTAGCAATCCCAGCGTCGGCAGTAGCCGGGTCGTGACTTTAACTCAGGTCAAGGACAATGGCGGCACAACCGGCGGCGGTGTTGATACCACCACTTTGAGCAGCGCGTCCACAGTCAGCTTGGTGGCGGTTAACAACGCGCCGACTAATATCGTCTTGAGTGCAGCCAGCGTTTCCACGTTCGATAGCGGTAACGTCACGGTGGGCACTCTGACGCCGGCCGATGTGGATAATACTGCATGGACCTATACGATTACCGCGGTCAAGGATCCGTCGAATAATGCGGTAACCAACACCAACGGCGCGGTCTTCGACCTTGGCGCCGCAGGCTCATCCAGCGCAGCGAGCGCGGCCACCGCCACGCTCAGGGCGGTCAGTCCATCGAGTCTGACCACTGGGAATTACACGATTACGGTTCAGGTAGACGACGGTGGTACCAGCGGCACCTATTCGAAGGATTTTATCGTCACCGTCGATAGCTCGCTGGTGGTCGATGTGACGGCGATCGACAGCAACGCGCCCACAGGCGTCTACGCGACAGATTCCACCGACAACGGCGGCCTCGATTTGAAAGAGGCGCTGAATTTCGCTAACAATGCTAGCGGCCCTATTACCATCCGTTTCAAGGACACGTTGAACGGCACCATTACCTTGCCGGGCAATCTAACTGTGAGAGACGGCGTCACGTTGAAAATGGACAGTGATACAGATAGCCGTACGCTAATCATCAGTACAAATGGCTTTGTTTTGGCCGGCGCGTTGACCGGTGATGTCGGCACCGGCGATACATTGACCATCAATTCCGATCTGACCGACGATGGCAGCGTTACTTCATCCCTGACCAAAACCGGTGCAGGAACGCTGGTGCTGGGCGGCACCAATAATACCTCTACCGGCGGAGCGACAGGTATCGGCATCAATACCATCAGCCTGACGGCCGGCACGCTCAGCGTGGGGGCCGACGCCAACCTAGGAACGGGCACTCTCACGTTGAACGGCGGCATATTCAACGTCAATAACGCTGGTACCATCGATAATGCCATTACGCTAGGAGCGAGCAACGGTACGATCAATGTCACCAACGGCGTCAGTACGCTGTCGGGCAATATTACCGGAACGGGCTCGTTGATCAAAACCGGCGGACAGTTGCTGACGCTGTCGGGCACCAACGACTATTCAGGTGGCACGACGATCAGTGGAGCAAACGGGGTCAGCGTTGCCGGCAGCGCCAACCTGGGCACCGGCTCTGTCACGCTCAACACCAAGTTGACGGTCACTAGCGCGACCACCATCAGCAACGCTATCACGGTGAACAACGATGCAGCCATTATTAGCAATGCTAACGCCGTCACGCTGTCAGGCGTGCTGTCGGGATCGAATACGCTGACCAAGGCTGGCGCGGGGACACTGACCTTGTCGGGCTCCAACACGCACACCGGTGCGGTCACCGTATCGGCCGGCGGTTTGACACTGACAGGCGGTAGCAGCATCGGCGATAGTAGCGCGGTGACCCTGGACAGCGGCACTACCCTGACTTTGAACGGCGGGAATGAAACCATAGGTTCGTTGGCCGGAGACGGTAACGTAATTCTTAGTTACAGGTTGACGGCGGGCGGCGATAACAGTAGCACCGTTTTTTCCGGCGCGATTTCCTCCACCAATACCAGCGGTCTGACCAAAACCGGTTCCGGCACGTTGACGCTGACCGGAAGCAACATCTACACCGGCTCCACTTCGGTGCTGGCGGGGACGCTGATTGCCGATCGGGTGGGCGGCGCCCTGGCGGACACTACGGCGGTGTCGGTGGCGTCAGGTGCAACTTTCACCGCGTGGACCGATGAGACGATAGGCTCCATTGCCGGCGCCGGCAATGTGTCTTTAAATTCTGGTACGCTGACCGTCGGCGGGGACGGTACATCGACCGAATTGTCCGGCGTGATCTCGGGCGACGGCGATCTTCAGAAGACCGGCAGCGGCACCTTTGCTCTGAGCGGTAGCAACACCTACACGGGTTCCACCACGGTGAGTGCGGGTACGCTGGAGGCGAAGAATGCGGCGGCATTAGGCACCATAGGCGTCGGGACCACAGTGTCCTCAGGTGCGGCCCTTGCAATTCAGGGCGGCATTACTTTAGCCGAGACGCTGACGTTGAGCGGTAGCGGCCTTTCGGGCACCGGGGCGCTGGTTAACGTCAGCGGAATCAACACATTGAGTGCCGGCGTGACGCTGGGCGCCGACAGCGGCATCGGCACTACCGCAGGATCGTTAACGCTAAGCGGCTCGGTATCGGGGGGATTTGCGTTGAGCAAGCTAGGCAGCAGCACCCTAATAATGAGCGCTACTTCCAACTATACCGGCGTTACGACCGTATCGGCCGGTACGCTGTTGGTCACGGGTTCGCTGGGTGCTACCAGTGGCTTGTCGGTAGCATCCGGGGCCACATTGGCAGGGACGGGAAGCATCTTCGCGGCCAGTTCGTCCAACAATCTGACGATTAACAGCGGGGCGACGCTGGCGCCCGGCGTGGCCGGCACCAACAACGGCATCGGCAGGCTGACGGTCAACGGCAATCTGCGGCTTAGCGGTGGCCTGGAGGCCGAGCTGGCAGGAGCCGGCGGGGTGGGTGGTACCGATTTTGACCAAGTGGTGGTCAATGGTATTGTCAGTTTGAACGGCGGTTCCCTATCTGTGGCGAGGGTTGGCGGTTATACCGCGATCAACGGCGCCAGCTATCGACTGATCGACAACGACAGTACGGACGCCGTCACTGGCGCGACCGGTATTTTCGGTAGCGTGGCCGAAGGTGGCAATCTAACCAGCAACGGTGACATTTATTCGGTGAGTTATGCCAGCGGCACTGGCAACGATGTGGTGCTGACGACGGTGGTGCCGATTACCATCAATGTTAACGGCGCGCCGACGGGGGATGTGACGATCAGCGGTGTTGCTATCGTGGGCGAAACGCTCTCTGTCAGCAATACGCTTGCGGATGCTGATGGTCTGGGTAGCATTGTTTACACTTGGAAAGACGGTAACGGCAATATCCTGGGGACCGGTCCCAGCTTGGTTCTGGCCCTGGAGTATCTCGATAAAACCATCATCGTTACCGCCAGCTATACTGATGGTCTGGGTAAAGTAGAGACCGTCAGCTCGACGGCTACCGTCGCAGTGACGAGTGGCAACACTACCAATGCCACGCAAACCGTGGAGTTTAATACCGGCTCAACAGGCGGTTTCAGCGGTGGTTCGTTTACGACTGGCAGTCAGATCCCGAGCAACTTGATACAGCCCATCAACGCCGGCTTGGGACTTGGTAGCAACGGTGGGGCCGGCGGCCTGTCGACAAGCCCAGGTGGTGGATCGGGCTTCAGCGCGGGTGGCTTGAGCGGAGCAGTAGGCGGAGGTTTTGGCGGTAGCCTGGGTGGAGGCAGTGGCGGCTTTGGCCCATCGATTTTTTCGAGCAGTTTCAGCGACGCGGGTATGTCTTCCACTGGCACTCAAACTACCTCGCTACAAATGGAAGCTCAGTTAGACGGTGGTAGTAGCAACAATTTCACCGTGCCGGCCGAGGCACTGTTGGGTTTGGATACTAGCACCGGCGTCAGTTTTCAGGCGGCTCAAGCCGACGGTGCAAGCTTGCCGGCCTGGGTGCGCTTCGATTCCGCAACCGGCAGATTGAGCCTGAATGAAGGCAGCGGTGAAAGAACGGTGGTTAAAATTACTGCGACCGACGGCAGGGGTAACCAGACTGTGATTACCGTGGTGTTGGAACCTCAACAACCGGGACAGCGCCAAAACAGCGAAGGCAGGCCGGGTGGCCAGGAAGGTCAAGGCGGTGGTCAGGGCAGACCCAATCAGGGCCGGCCTACCGGCGGCGAACCGCGCGCTCAATTGGGCAAAATACCGCTTAGCGCGCAGTTGCGAGGCTTCGGTGCACAAGGTACTCAGCAGGATGCCGATGCCTTGCTGGAAAATCTGGCGCGCGTGTTCGCCGAACCGCGGGATGCCGCATGA
- a CDS encoding TolC family protein: MSKDFSIPVNRSVPSLLAVAISAVLLNGCSLAPAPLTQQERQSQIGSDQVKLFQQQEPVIAPLSLYQSMSRALKYNLDHRVKMMERAVAEGQATLARFDLLPDVVASAGYRSRDNFNASNSRSISTGRQSLETSTSQDRSRFMGDLSLRWNILDFGVSYFRAQQEGNKALVTAESRRKVSHNLMKDVRSAYWRALSAQRMTARIQPVLEEAQHALALAEQAEAEKLRSPLEALRYRKSLLEIVRRLEGLLEQQQMAKSELAGLINLPPNQDFKLADDSVNPWPQVVKPQLDIDKMGDLALQLRPELRQEMYQTRIGSAEVKKAMLRLLPGVEVQLGGNYDSNSYLLNQSWGEIGTQISKNLFELLSAPQAIATAETQESLAHSRRLAAHMAILTQVHLAQQQLALADKQYQRSSELDDVNQKIHHHVLNSELTEAMSSVERIRVSVDSVLSELQRRQAYADSQDALGKLYVSLGFDPLPATMADDSVDTLANAIEAIDKEWNQGHYPAQATDDPQPENTTETATGAGKS, encoded by the coding sequence ATGTCTAAAGATTTTTCAATACCCGTCAATCGCTCTGTTCCTAGCCTATTGGCGGTGGCGATCAGCGCAGTCTTACTGAATGGTTGCTCGCTGGCCCCAGCCCCGTTGACCCAACAGGAACGGCAAAGCCAGATCGGCAGCGATCAGGTCAAGTTGTTTCAGCAGCAGGAGCCGGTGATCGCGCCGCTTAGCTTGTATCAGTCCATGTCGCGCGCCCTGAAATATAACTTGGATCATCGGGTGAAAATGATGGAGCGGGCTGTGGCAGAAGGCCAGGCTACATTGGCGCGATTCGATCTTTTGCCCGATGTGGTAGCCTCGGCCGGGTATAGAAGCCGGGATAATTTCAATGCGTCCAACAGCCGTTCGATTTCCACCGGTCGGCAATCGCTGGAAACGTCGACGTCCCAGGATCGTAGCCGTTTCATGGGCGATTTAAGCCTGCGCTGGAACATCCTGGATTTCGGCGTCAGTTATTTTCGCGCCCAGCAAGAGGGCAACAAGGCATTGGTCACCGCCGAAAGCCGTCGCAAAGTCAGTCACAATTTGATGAAAGACGTACGTAGTGCCTATTGGCGGGCCTTGAGCGCGCAGCGGATGACCGCCAGAATTCAGCCGGTGCTGGAAGAAGCGCAACACGCGCTGGCGCTGGCTGAACAAGCCGAGGCGGAAAAACTACGTTCACCGCTGGAGGCGCTGCGTTATCGCAAAAGCCTGTTGGAAATCGTTCGCCGCCTGGAAGGGCTATTGGAGCAACAGCAAATGGCTAAGTCCGAGCTGGCCGGTTTGATTAACTTGCCGCCCAATCAGGACTTTAAACTGGCCGATGATAGCGTCAATCCCTGGCCACAGGTGGTCAAACCGCAGTTGGATATAGATAAAATGGGCGATTTGGCCCTGCAACTGCGGCCGGAACTGCGTCAGGAAATGTATCAAACCCGCATCGGCTCCGCCGAAGTTAAAAAAGCCATGCTGCGCTTATTGCCCGGTGTGGAAGTGCAGTTGGGCGGCAACTACGATTCCAACTCTTATCTGTTAAATCAAAGCTGGGGCGAAATTGGTACCCAGATTTCCAAAAACCTGTTCGAGTTGCTTTCGGCGCCGCAAGCCATCGCTACCGCCGAAACACAGGAGTCGCTGGCGCATTCCCGGCGCTTGGCGGCGCATATGGCGATTCTGACCCAGGTGCATCTGGCCCAACAGCAATTGGCCTTGGCTGATAAGCAGTACCAACGCAGTTCCGAACTGGACGATGTCAATCAAAAAATTCATCACCATGTACTGAATAGCGAGTTGACCGAAGCGATGAGTTCCGTGGAGCGGATTCGGGTGTCTGTGGATTCAGTATTGTCGGAATTACAGCGGCGGCAGGCTTATGCCGACTCTCAAGATGCCTTGGGCAAATTGTATGTATCCTTGGGCTTCGATCCGCTGCCGGCGACGATGGCCGACGACTCTGTGGATACCTTGGCCAATGCCATAGAAGCCATCGATAAGGAATGGAACCAGGGGCATTATCCGGCGCAAGCGACTGACGATCCGCAGCCGGAAAATACCACTGAAACGGCGACAGGGGCAGGCAAATCGTGA
- a CDS encoding efflux RND transporter periplasmic adaptor subunit — protein sequence MILKKPLCAWTLTLLSGLLLSGASAEPAPAQNRTVETEIRAQLTPRNETTLSAEVAAVIKELAVREGERFKKGQMLVGFDCSIQQAQLQKAQATADGAGKTFDVNSRLSQLESVSSLEVDVAKAKLGEARADIALTKAGLEKCRIHAPFDGRVAALKAHEHQHLKVGDPIMDVLDDSQLEIKLIVPSLWLRWLKPKQVFQVHIDELDRDYPAEVVTLGARIDPVSQTVSITGRVTGKHSELLAGMSGRALFPDKAH from the coding sequence GTGATATTGAAAAAACCCTTGTGTGCCTGGACGCTAACCTTATTGTCAGGCTTGCTGTTGTCTGGTGCCTCAGCCGAACCGGCCCCGGCTCAAAACCGTACCGTCGAAACCGAAATTCGCGCCCAGCTGACGCCGCGCAACGAAACCACTTTATCCGCAGAAGTGGCGGCGGTGATCAAAGAGTTGGCAGTACGCGAAGGCGAGCGTTTCAAGAAAGGTCAAATGTTGGTGGGTTTCGATTGTTCGATCCAGCAGGCGCAGTTGCAAAAAGCCCAAGCCACCGCGGACGGTGCCGGTAAGACCTTTGATGTCAATTCCAGGCTATCGCAACTGGAATCGGTCAGTTCTCTGGAAGTTGACGTGGCCAAAGCCAAGTTAGGCGAAGCCAGGGCCGACATCGCCCTGACCAAGGCCGGGCTGGAAAAATGCCGGATTCACGCACCGTTCGATGGCCGGGTCGCGGCGCTGAAGGCGCATGAGCATCAACATCTGAAGGTCGGCGATCCGATCATGGACGTGCTGGACGATAGCCAGCTGGAAATCAAATTAATCGTGCCTTCCTTATGGCTACGCTGGTTAAAACCAAAGCAGGTATTTCAGGTACATATCGACGAGCTGGACCGAGATTATCCGGCCGAGGTCGTGACACTGGGTGCCCGTATCGATCCGGTGAGTCAAACAGTCTCGATAACGGGTCGGGTCACAGGCAAGCATAGCGAACTGTTGGCGGGCATGAGCGGCCGGGCGCTGTTCCCGGACAAGGCGCATTGA
- a CDS encoding efflux RND transporter periplasmic adaptor subunit, with product MQPEDPQQRQLRGLALLLQLQRKARAAEDLAALGFVIVNESRSLVEYRQAALWLDRPIQPVAAVSGIAQLDAQAPYIVWLNGVCRRQCQTDNNLAYQLLQATDLPATLQAEWQQWLPAFGLWLPLKVQGRTLGGWLLAREQAWQEGEAVLLAELSDAYAHAWHALQPRKPWWRGLYTPTAVKRGAVAAFLLLLIPVRLSVLAPAEVIAAQPTVIRAPLEGVVDTFQVQPNQTVAAEQLLLTLENTDIANRLEVSRKVLAVAEAEYRKTAQQAMFDADSKAEMTVLKGRMEQHVAEVEYLADQLARSQIKAPHAGVAIFSDVHDWIGRPVALGERILNLADPTQVELEMRVPVADFIELADGADAVMFLNIDPQHPLDALVYSLSYQTEVGPDQVLAYRVKARLADPKQIPRIGLKGTAKLYGQRVTLFYYLFRRPLSGLRQWLGL from the coding sequence GTGCAACCAGAAGACCCTCAGCAACGCCAGTTGCGGGGGCTGGCGCTGCTATTACAGTTGCAACGCAAGGCTCGTGCCGCCGAGGATTTAGCTGCCTTAGGTTTTGTCATCGTCAACGAGAGTCGCAGCTTGGTGGAATATCGCCAAGCCGCATTGTGGCTGGATAGGCCAATTCAGCCGGTGGCGGCGGTATCCGGCATCGCCCAACTCGACGCGCAGGCCCCTTATATTGTTTGGCTGAATGGCGTTTGTCGCAGGCAGTGTCAAACCGATAACAACCTTGCCTACCAATTATTGCAAGCCACAGATTTGCCAGCGACCTTACAGGCCGAGTGGCAGCAATGGCTGCCGGCGTTCGGCCTATGGCTGCCGTTGAAGGTTCAGGGACGGACACTGGGCGGTTGGCTGTTGGCGCGTGAGCAAGCTTGGCAGGAGGGCGAAGCGGTGTTGCTGGCCGAGCTGAGCGATGCCTATGCCCATGCCTGGCACGCTTTACAGCCGCGTAAACCTTGGTGGCGAGGTCTTTACACGCCCACGGCTGTTAAACGCGGGGCGGTGGCGGCATTCTTGCTGTTATTGATCCCGGTACGACTGTCCGTGCTGGCACCGGCCGAAGTGATTGCTGCCCAACCCACCGTGATTCGCGCGCCTCTGGAAGGCGTGGTCGACACATTTCAGGTGCAACCCAATCAAACCGTCGCTGCGGAGCAATTGTTGTTGACGTTGGAGAACACCGATATTGCCAATCGCCTGGAAGTTTCGCGCAAAGTATTGGCGGTAGCCGAAGCCGAATATCGCAAGACTGCCCAGCAGGCGATGTTCGATGCAGACAGTAAGGCGGAGATGACAGTGCTGAAAGGCCGGATGGAGCAGCACGTGGCCGAAGTAGAGTATCTGGCGGACCAATTGGCGCGTTCGCAAATCAAGGCACCGCATGCCGGCGTAGCGATTTTCAGCGATGTGCACGATTGGATCGGCCGGCCGGTGGCCTTGGGCGAACGGATATTGAATCTGGCCGATCCGACGCAGGTTGAGCTAGAAATGCGGGTGCCGGTCGCGGATTTTATCGAATTGGCCGATGGTGCCGATGCTGTGATGTTTTTGAATATCGATCCGCAACACCCGTTGGATGCCCTGGTGTATTCGCTCAGTTACCAGACCGAGGTCGGCCCCGATCAGGTCTTGGCTTATCGGGTCAAGGCGCGTTTGGCGGATCCCAAGCAAATACCGCGCATCGGTCTGAAAGGCACCGCCAAACTATACGGCCAACGGGTGACGTTGTTTTATTACCTATTCAGGCGACCGCTGTCCGGTTTACGGCAATGGCTGGGGTTGTAG